A genomic region of Paramormyrops kingsleyae isolate MSU_618 chromosome 19, PKINGS_0.4, whole genome shotgun sequence contains the following coding sequences:
- the LOC111842979 gene encoding heparan sulfate glucosamine 3-O-sulfotransferase 5: MLPAQQALLRQKLLVLGSLAIGSLLYLVARVGSLDRLQPICSVESRLAPRPLGQILLRTLQYKRGSAHELHRVNGTQEQVGLQQLVQQLPHAIIIGVRKGGTRALLEMLNLHPAVVKASQEIHFFDNDRNYARGVDWYRQKMPFSFPQQITIEKSPAYFITEEVPERIFKMNSSIKLLVIVREPTTRAISDYTQVLEGKERKNKTYHKFEKLAIDANTCEVNTKYKAVRTSIYTKHLERWLKYFPVEQFHIVDGDRLIVDPLPELQLVEQFLDLPSRISQYNLYFNATRGFYCLRFNVVFSKCLAGSKGRIHPDVDPSVVAKLQRFFHPFNQKFYQITGRTFSWP, translated from the exons ATGCTACCCGCACAGCAGGCGCTGCTCAGACAGAAGCTCCTCGTGTTGGGAAGCCTCGCCATCGGGAGTCTCCTCTACCTCGTGGCCAGAGTTGGTAGCTTGGACAG GCTGCAGCCTATCTGCTCTGTGGAAAGCAGACTGGCACCACGTCCCCTGGGGCAGATCCTGCTACGGACGCTGCAGTACAAGCGCGGCTCGGCCCACGAGCTGCACAGAGTCAACGGCACGCAAGAGCAGGTGGGACTGCAGCAGCTGGTGCAGCAGCTTCCCCACGCCATCATCATCGGCGTCCGCAAGGGGGGCACACGCGCCCTGCTGGAGATGCTCAACCTGCACCCGGCCGTGGTCAAGGCCTCCCAGGAGATCCACTTCTTCGACAACGACCGGAACTATGCGCGCGGGGTTGACTGGTACCGCCAGAAGATGCCCTTCTCCTTCCCCCAGCAGATAACCATCGAGAAGAGTCCCGCCTACTTCATCACCGAGGAGGTGCCAGAGCGCATCTTCAAGATGAACTCCTCCATCAAGCTGCTGGTGATCGTGCGGGAGCCCACCACCCGCGCCATCTCCGACTACACCCAGGTGCTGGAAGGCAAGGAAAGGAAGAACAAAACCTACCACAAGTTCGAGAAGTTGGCCATCGATGCAAACACCTGCGAGGTGAACACCAAGTACAAGGCTGTGCGGACCAGCATATACACCAAACACCTGGAGAGATGGCTCAAGTACTTCCCTGTGGAGCAGTTCCACATCGTGGACGGGGACCGCCTCATAGTGGACCCTCTGCCAGAGCTGCAGCTGGTGGAGCAGTTCCTGGACCTCCCGTCCCGCATCAGTCAGTACAACCTGTACTTCAACGCCACCAGGGGCTTCTACTGCCTGCGATTCAACGTCGTCTTCAGCAAGTGCCTGGCAGGAAGCAAGGGACGCATCCACCCCGACGTCGACCCCTCCGTGGTGGCCAAGCTGCAAAGGTTCTTCCACCCGTTCAATCAGAAGTTTTACCAGATCACCGGGAGGACATTCAGCTGGCCCTGA